A stretch of Mya arenaria isolate MELC-2E11 chromosome 14, ASM2691426v1 DNA encodes these proteins:
- the LOC128216250 gene encoding translation initiation factor IF-2-like encodes TDTRTNTTFTRTNTTYTRTNTTHTQTNTTYTRTNTTDTRTNTSYTRTNTTDTRTKTSYTRTNTSYTRTNTTDTRANTTDTRTNTTDTRTNTTYTRTNTSYTRTNTTYTRTNTTDTRINTADTRKNTTYTRTNTTDTRTNTTDTRTNTTFTRTNTTDTRTNTTYTRETPRIQKKDIRFRNALPADLKLAMTLRYKASWDAFLVFDFRVIAECVCHFDTEECTALLQEYKDEVFVIQNNPEA; translated from the exons acagacacacgtacaaacaccacattcacacgaacaaacaccacatacacacgtacaaacaccacacacacacaaacaaacaccacttacacacgaacaaacaccacagacacacgAACAAACACCTCATACACAcgaacaaacaccacagacacacgAACAAAAACCTCATACACACGAACAAACACCTCATACACAcgaacaaacaccacagacacacgagcaaacaccacagacacacgaacaaacaccacagacacacgaacaaacaccacatacacacgaacAAACACCTCATACACacgaacaaacaccacatacacacgtacaaacaccacagacacacgAATAAACACCGCAGACACACGaaaaaacaccacatacacacgaacaaacaccacagacacacgAACCAACACCACAGACACACGAACAAACACCACATTCACACGAACCAACACCACAGACACacgaacaaacaccacatacaca CGTGAAACGCCTCGCATTCAGAAAAAGGACATCAGGTTCCGTAACGCCCTTCCTGCTGACCTAAAGCTTGCGATGACGCTGAGGTACAAGGCATCTTGGGACGCATTCTTAGTGTTTGACTTTCGTGTGATCGCCGAATGTGTATGCCATTTCGACACAGAAGAGTGTACTGCACTGCTTCAGGAGTATAAGGATGAAGTTTTTGTCATTCAAAATAACCCAGAGGCCTGA
- the LOC128217064 gene encoding uncharacterized protein LOC128217064 produces the protein MSICEKITLDVAQKALKKIRPKIDTDEYCFEIITPDQYVEAFDIMSNHFIPDEPICHASNVTWNKDFEKMTIEDLKHNISLTMISRKTGDMVGLGISGFLRRSDTPEDFSWMESKNVKDVFRFIYYPTKEIDIFNRYGVDEIFSLDFLCVRNDYRRHGLAIHIVKAALELAKDLSFTVVKGDCTGNYSQRIFEKHGFETILNIPYNSCVIDGNPIGEKTGAHKSLKIYGIRL, from the exons ATGAGCATTTGTGAGAAAATTACCCTCGATGTTGCCCAGAAG gCTTTGAAAAAGATAAGACCAAAGATAGATACCGACGAGTACTGCTTTGAAATCATAACCCCGGATCAATATGTGGAAGCCTTTGACATCATGAGTAACCATTTTATTCCCGATGAGCCGATATGTCATGCTTCCAACGTTACATGGAATAAAGATTTTGAAAAGATGACCATTGAAGACCTCAAGCACAATATTTCACTTACAATGATCTCTAGGAAAACTGGTGACATGGTTGGCTTAGGAATATCCGGCTTTTTGCGACGTTCTGATACCCCGGAGGACTTCAGCTGGATGGAGTCTAAGAATGTTAAAGATGTCTTCAGATTTATTTACTATCCGACTAAAGAGATCGACATCTTCAACAGATACGGCGTCGATGAAATATTCTCGTTAGATTTCCTCTGTGTCCGAAATGATTACAGACGTCATGGATTAGCGATTCACATCGTTAAAGCGGCTCTTGAATTGGCTAAGGACCTAAGCTTTACCGTGGTTAAAGGAGATTGCACTGGGAATTACTCACAGCGTATATTTGAGAAGCATGGCTTTGAAACCATCTTGAATATACCATATAACTCCTGCGTCATTGATGGAAACCCTATTGGTGAGAAAACGGGTGCACACAAGTCGTTGAAAATTTACGGGATACGGTTGTGA